From a region of the Neobacillus niacini genome:
- a CDS encoding ABC transporter substrate-binding protein → MKKGFFKWVHLIMIISIIVSLLVACSSSSSGTSKDGKVTLKVLDWNNTNTKETEKMIKETVEKELPNVKLEFEYINWDTDFSSVMQTRIAGKQLPDIIMIKGGDHPKYTEHLMDLSTEEFMSEFPEDIRKALQIDGKDYAVPYTSNFQGVFYNKRIFTENNIEIPKTWDELMAVAETLKSKGITPFTSHFKDYQIGNSFNQFATIEVYSKNPTWGNDLQKGKVSFATSPEFKTVFEHFEEIYKYSNKDPFGLDFTGAAEMFAKEETAMWIIGTWSTAQVLKNNPDLEIGFFPTPATDEKNTKIIMQPDHTFSASATTKHPKEVKQVLEVFATNKDMAKKYIDIVQTESLIPDVVSAVQAPYVEDINTYKSIGAADANLGNVQIPWPYQEQSGNYIAEWLLGNKTLDKALKASDDFKSKVKFSTK, encoded by the coding sequence ATGAAAAAAGGTTTTTTTAAATGGGTACACTTGATCATGATTATTTCAATCATTGTGTCACTCCTTGTTGCTTGTAGTTCAAGCTCTTCAGGTACATCAAAAGACGGAAAAGTCACCTTAAAGGTTTTGGATTGGAATAACACGAATACAAAAGAAACTGAAAAAATGATTAAAGAAACCGTTGAAAAAGAGTTGCCAAATGTAAAGCTTGAATTTGAATACATAAACTGGGACACCGATTTTAGTTCAGTTATGCAAACTAGAATTGCCGGGAAACAATTACCAGATATTATCATGATTAAAGGTGGAGATCATCCGAAATACACTGAACATTTAATGGACCTTTCTACAGAGGAATTTATGAGTGAATTTCCTGAAGATATCAGAAAAGCCTTGCAGATAGATGGAAAGGATTATGCAGTTCCCTATACATCGAATTTCCAAGGAGTATTCTACAACAAAAGAATTTTTACAGAAAACAACATTGAAATTCCAAAAACATGGGATGAGTTAATGGCAGTAGCTGAAACATTAAAAAGTAAGGGCATTACACCATTTACTTCTCATTTCAAGGATTACCAGATTGGAAACTCATTCAACCAGTTTGCAACCATTGAGGTGTATTCAAAAAATCCAACTTGGGGAAATGATTTACAAAAAGGGAAGGTATCATTTGCAACTTCACCAGAATTCAAAACAGTGTTTGAACATTTTGAAGAAATATACAAATATTCAAACAAAGATCCATTTGGCCTAGATTTCACAGGGGCAGCTGAAATGTTTGCAAAAGAGGAAACTGCAATGTGGATTATCGGAACGTGGTCGACTGCACAAGTGTTGAAAAACAATCCAGACCTTGAAATTGGATTTTTCCCGACCCCAGCAACGGATGAAAAGAATACAAAAATCATCATGCAACCCGACCACACTTTCTCTGCAAGTGCGACAACTAAGCATCCAAAAGAAGTGAAACAAGTTTTAGAAGTATTTGCTACAAATAAGGATATGGCGAAAAAGTACATTGACATTGTCCAAACAGAAAGCTTAATACCTGATGTGGTTTCCGCTGTTCAAGCTCCATATGTAGAAGATATCAACACTTATAAAAGCATTGGTGCAGCTGATGCAAACCTCGGTAACGTACAAATTCCTTGGCCATATCAAGAACAAAGTGGAAATTATATTGCAGAATGGCTATTAGGAAATAAAACATTGGATAAAGCACTAAAAGCATCAGACGATTTCAAATCGAAAGTGAAATTTTCTACCAAATAA
- a CDS encoding sugar ABC transporter substrate-binding protein produces MVKKGKFILVIPAVISVMVLGFMSVSFADKKPTVVVVLKVADSEYWKIMKAGIEKGFKDFGINGKVVQPSDATPKKQMELLSKIYKEKPDVIITAPYSSSVGPTLETLTDIPILLVDTDLTIKNKKAYIGTDNNDLGQKAGAFLASQLQPGDKVAIIGGDISFSVFRERVDGATIALQNAGIEVAYTKTGVSDDPKAIKKAISRVLREHPDINGVVTSHDTIALSVIKELEKQGLLIPVIGPDGLTEMLKLIADETLPGTIAQNPYDMGYLSVETAMKVIKGENVEPFVDSDVDIIIKENAQQRLNFYEKLVK; encoded by the coding sequence GTGGTAAAGAAAGGGAAATTTATTTTAGTTATCCCTGCTGTCATTTCAGTCATGGTTCTTGGTTTTATGTCCGTATCTTTTGCTGATAAAAAGCCGACTGTGGTCGTAGTTTTAAAAGTTGCGGACTCAGAATACTGGAAAATTATGAAGGCAGGCATCGAAAAAGGATTTAAAGACTTTGGAATCAATGGAAAAGTAGTGCAACCAAGTGATGCAACACCAAAAAAACAGATGGAATTATTAAGTAAGATATACAAGGAAAAGCCCGATGTTATCATAACGGCACCGTACAGTTCATCTGTTGGGCCGACATTAGAAACCTTAACGGATATACCCATATTGTTAGTAGATACAGACCTTACCATTAAAAACAAAAAGGCTTATATTGGAACCGATAATAACGACTTAGGTCAAAAGGCAGGGGCCTTTTTAGCCTCCCAGCTGCAGCCAGGTGATAAGGTGGCAATTATCGGTGGTGATATATCTTTCTCGGTGTTTAGAGAGCGGGTCGACGGGGCGACCATTGCATTACAAAATGCGGGAATTGAAGTAGCATATACCAAAACAGGTGTATCGGATGATCCCAAAGCAATTAAAAAGGCGATTTCAAGGGTTTTGCGTGAACATCCTGATATTAATGGAGTGGTGACCTCACATGACACGATTGCGTTATCGGTAATCAAGGAGCTTGAGAAACAGGGGCTTTTAATACCAGTCATTGGGCCAGATGGTCTGACCGAGATGCTTAAGTTAATTGCCGACGAAACCCTCCCTGGTACCATTGCCCAAAACCCTTATGATATGGGCTATTTAAGCGTAGAAACCGCCATGAAAGTAATTAAAGGAGAAAATGTAGAACCCTTCGTCGACAGTGATGTCGATATAATCATAAAAGAGAATGCGCAGCAAAGATTGAATTTTTATGAGAAGTTAGTGAAGTAA
- a CDS encoding PAS domain S-box protein, with protein MKTVTENLMDPKGSIKKLNKTPSQKVNILMVDDHPENLLALEAVLNSPNYNLISAHSGKEALKCMLQHDFAVILLDVQMPGLNGFDTAKLIKAREKTKNIPIIFITAISQEIEHVHQGYSVGAIDYIFKPFQPETLKKKIEQFVKIHQNHQETIIQTDLGHLLELNKVNKRLDRTTLNLRRTEALSKAVSETITDTIVTFDNQGCILSVNPAVTSMFGYQAKELLEKHVLKLFPKWENEVLCHSPVSFISTIRQSVGKIIEVVASRKDKSCFYGDLLIASTIIEDEQIFVCTVRDVTERKEIEKVKKQRFHNLEHVVEARTLELTKSNQKLQKEIEERKRMADHLFRSQERFRKIFDSSPLLKAILLQKDQTFIDINASWTKFTGYRSNELIHQKINRNNFIDESTGKPIDLNNKIRNKKIRYETKDGEVRSGLLSTEMIDIDSEPCTLVVLNDITERVHLENEMYRLDRLNLIGEMAAGIAHEIRNPMTTVQGFLQLSRNRADNLSTDFIDLMLEELNRANSIITEFLNLAKNKISVKKKQNLNAIIEALSPLIQAEAFRSNKQLKLDLGECPDISLDEKEIRQLILNIALNGLDAMTSNGILTIKTFQDDETVVLQIKDQGQGINPEVLSKLGTPFFTTKETGTGLGLAICYSVAKRHDAQIEIETGENGTTFSVQFQLIPSLTTD; from the coding sequence ATGAAGACTGTTACGGAGAATTTGATGGACCCGAAAGGCTCTATCAAAAAGTTAAATAAAACGCCTTCTCAAAAGGTGAATATTTTAATGGTGGATGATCATCCAGAAAACCTTTTAGCATTAGAGGCGGTGCTCAATTCACCAAACTACAATCTAATTAGCGCACATTCAGGAAAAGAAGCGTTAAAATGCATGCTTCAACATGATTTTGCGGTGATTTTACTAGATGTTCAAATGCCGGGACTGAATGGATTTGATACTGCCAAACTTATAAAGGCGAGAGAAAAAACGAAAAATATCCCGATTATTTTTATTACAGCGATTAGTCAAGAAATCGAACATGTACATCAAGGGTACTCTGTAGGTGCGATTGATTATATTTTTAAACCCTTTCAGCCCGAAACATTGAAAAAGAAAATTGAACAGTTTGTCAAAATCCATCAAAATCATCAAGAAACGATTATTCAAACAGATTTAGGACATTTACTAGAGCTGAATAAGGTTAACAAAAGGCTGGATAGAACCACACTGAATTTACGACGGACTGAGGCATTATCGAAAGCCGTTAGTGAAACAATAACCGATACCATTGTCACGTTTGATAATCAAGGTTGTATTCTTTCCGTAAATCCTGCCGTCACTAGCATGTTCGGCTATCAGGCCAAGGAATTGCTGGAAAAACACGTTTTAAAGCTTTTTCCCAAATGGGAGAATGAAGTGTTATGTCATTCACCCGTCTCATTTATTTCTACGATTAGACAGTCCGTAGGAAAGATCATCGAAGTTGTTGCCAGTCGGAAGGATAAAAGCTGTTTCTATGGTGATCTATTAATTGCATCCACCATTATTGAGGATGAACAGATTTTTGTTTGTACGGTGCGGGATGTTACGGAAAGAAAAGAAATAGAAAAAGTTAAAAAACAACGATTTCATAATTTGGAACATGTCGTCGAAGCGCGGACGCTTGAGTTGACCAAGTCAAACCAGAAACTGCAAAAGGAAATTGAAGAACGAAAAAGAATGGCTGACCATCTGTTCCGTTCTCAAGAAAGGTTTCGAAAAATCTTTGATTCCAGCCCCTTATTAAAGGCGATTTTATTACAGAAGGATCAGACATTTATTGATATCAATGCCAGTTGGACAAAATTCACTGGTTATAGGAGTAACGAATTGATACATCAAAAAATTAATCGGAATAATTTTATTGATGAGTCAACAGGAAAGCCAATTGATTTAAATAATAAGATTCGAAATAAGAAAATCAGATATGAAACGAAAGACGGGGAAGTCCGCTCAGGGTTATTGTCCACGGAGATGATTGATATTGATTCCGAACCATGTACCCTCGTAGTATTGAATGATATTACAGAAAGGGTCCATCTTGAGAACGAAATGTATCGGTTGGACCGATTAAATTTAATCGGCGAAATGGCCGCAGGTATTGCCCATGAAATCAGAAACCCGATGACAACCGTTCAAGGATTTTTACAATTATCTAGGAACAGAGCGGACAATTTATCTACTGATTTCATTGATTTAATGCTTGAGGAATTGAACAGAGCAAACTCAATTATCACAGAATTTTTGAATCTAGCTAAAAATAAAATCAGTGTCAAAAAGAAACAGAACTTGAATGCTATTATTGAAGCTTTATCTCCTCTGATTCAAGCAGAAGCGTTCCGTTCAAATAAACAGCTTAAGCTGGACTTAGGAGAATGTCCTGACATCTCCCTGGACGAAAAAGAAATCCGCCAGCTCATCTTAAATATTGCCTTAAATGGATTAGATGCCATGACTTCTAATGGAATTTTAACCATTAAAACCTTTCAAGACGATGAGACAGTGGTTCTGCAAATAAAAGATCAAGGGCAGGGTATCAACCCAGAGGTATTATCAAAATTAGGGACGCCTTTCTTTACGACAAAAGAAACAGGAACAGGTTTGGGGTTAGCTATTTGTTACAGTGTAGCCAAAAGACATGATGCCCAAATTGAAATCGAAACGGGTGAAAATGGGACAACCTTCTCTGTTCAATTTCAGCTCATTCCCAGCTTAACCACCGATTAG
- a CDS encoding CheR family methyltransferase, whose translation MAHVKFHETSSLVQTEEVERIEIDLLLEAIFRYYGYDFRNYAFPFIQRRINHRVHIERLSSISALQEKILREPSVMATFLSDFSINVTEMFRDPSFFKSIRTKVIPLIKEYPSIKIWHVGCSSGEEVYSMAILLHEEGIYDKTRIYATDINKNILEKAKQGTFPLEEMKLYTKNYIEAGGKRAFSEYYKAIDDKVCFHPFLQKNMIFAQHNVVSDHSFNEFDMIICRNVLIYFNKNLQNDVHQLIYESLSTSGFLGLGKREGVKFTRYEDCYGEFDGPERLYQKVK comes from the coding sequence ATCGCACATGTTAAATTTCATGAAACTAGTAGTCTAGTTCAGACTGAAGAGGTCGAGAGAATTGAAATCGATTTATTACTTGAGGCAATCTTTCGATATTATGGGTATGATTTCAGAAACTATGCCTTTCCTTTTATCCAAAGGAGAATTAACCATCGCGTTCACATTGAGAGACTTTCAAGTATATCCGCGCTGCAGGAAAAAATCCTTCGCGAACCTAGTGTGATGGCAACGTTTCTGTCCGATTTTTCCATTAATGTGACGGAGATGTTTCGGGATCCATCCTTTTTTAAGAGTATCCGGACAAAGGTGATTCCTTTAATAAAGGAGTATCCTTCGATTAAAATTTGGCATGTCGGCTGTTCTTCCGGTGAGGAAGTGTATTCAATGGCGATACTCCTTCATGAAGAGGGCATCTACGATAAAACAAGAATCTATGCAACTGATATAAATAAGAATATTCTCGAAAAAGCAAAACAAGGTACCTTTCCGTTAGAAGAAATGAAGCTCTATACTAAAAACTATATTGAAGCAGGAGGGAAACGGGCCTTTTCTGAATATTATAAAGCCATTGACGATAAGGTTTGTTTCCACCCATTTCTTCAGAAGAATATGATTTTTGCCCAGCATAATGTAGTATCCGATCATTCTTTTAACGAGTTTGATATGATTATATGCCGAAATGTTCTCATCTATTTTAATAAGAACCTTCAAAATGATGTTCATCAATTAATATATGAAAGCCTAAGTACGTCAGGTTTTCTTGGTTTAGGAAAAAGAGAGGGGGTTAAATTTACACGTTATGAAGACTGTTACGGAGAATTTGATGGACCCGAAAGGCTCTATCAAAAAGTTAAATAA